The Corylus avellana chromosome ca8, CavTom2PMs-1.0 genome has a segment encoding these proteins:
- the LOC132189353 gene encoding protein CHLOROPLAST IMPORT APPARATUS 2-like isoform X1, producing the protein MSSCLSGGSGRTYALDLDIVKSPSTSTRTSHSSSPSSTLSESSNYPLAISTRKPRTSRKRPNQTYNEAAALLSTAYPNIFSPKHLTKPRKFTAQHESFLAESSELLLPFRVIDSSGFLLHQPIQEKPSFQIQSKVANFCEKPCQSPGEVDFQANSLELCDGYEEDFDAESILDEEIEEGIDSIMGNLSVGTDAVDDSCSGGQKNSWYGNPIPMGLGFGGKFEMGFGMRRGGGVRALRHVDEGNWWSFPVVDVRQISPKFHRHSSGSAEKKKKKVEKPPAMELKNKELPKENSTPKPNSGLLLKLNFDEVLNAWSDRGSPFSDDFPGFELPGNDVSARLAQIDLFSDGVREASVLRYKEKRRTRLFSKKIRYQVRKVNADRRPRMKRRRFELVTSALLGALC; encoded by the exons ATGTCTTCCTGTCTAAGCGGAGGCAGCGGGAGAACCTATGCTCTCGACCTCGACATCGTGAAATCCCCGTCGACATCGACCAGAACCTCGCACTCTTCTTCCCCTTCTTCGACTCTGTCGGAATCGAGCAATTACCCGCTCGCAATCTCCACCCGAAAACCCCGAACCTCTCGAAAGCGGCCCAACCAGACCTACAACGAAGCCGCAGCGCTCCTCTCCACGGCCTATCCCAACATCTTCTCCCCCAAACACCTCACAAAGCCTCGCAAATTCACCGCACAACATGAGTCTTTCTTGGCCGAGTCGTCCGAGTTGCTTCTGCCCTTTCGGGTCATCGACAGCTCCGGTTTCCTGCTCCACCAACCAATCCAAGAAAAACCCAGTTTCCAAATCCAATCCAAGGTTGCGAATTTCTGCGAAAAGCCATGCCAGAGCCCAGGGGAAGTCGATTTCCAGGCGAATTCTTTGGAGTTGTGTGATGGGTACGAGGAGGATTTCGATGCGGAATCGATTCTCGATGAGGAAATCGAGGAGGGAATCGATAGTATTATGGGGAATCTGAGTGTGGGTACCGATGCGGTAGATGATTCTTGTAGCGGTGGCCAAAAGAATTCCTGGTACGGGAATCCAATTCCAATGGGATTGGGTTTTGGCGGGAAATTCGAAATGGGTTTTGGGATGAGAAGGGGTGGAGGAGTGAGAGCTCTGAGACATGTTGATGAGGGTAACTGGTGGAGTTTTCCGGTGGTGGATGTCCGCCAAATCTCTCCCAAATTCCACAGGCATTCATCAGGTTCcgcagagaagaagaaaaagaaggtcgAAAAGCCGCCGGCCATGGAGTTGAAGAACAAGGAATTGCCCAAAGAAAATTCAACTCCCAAACCCAATTCCGGGTTGCTGTTGAAACTGAATTTTGATGAGGTTTTGAACGCTTGGTCCGACCGGGGGTCTCCATTTTCCGACGATTTTCCGGGCTTCGAATTGCCGGGAAATGATGTCTCT GCCAGGCTCGCGCAAATAGACTTATTTTCGGACGGAGTGAGAGAAGCTAGCGTGCTTCGCTACAAGGAAAAGCGGCGTACGCGTCTCTTCTCTAAGAAGATCAGGTACCAGGTTCGAAAAGTCAACGCAGATAGACGGCCCAGAATGAAG
- the LOC132189353 gene encoding protein CHLOROPLAST IMPORT APPARATUS 2-like isoform X2 yields MSSCLSGGSGRTYALDLDIVKSPSTSTRTSHSSSPSSTLSESSNYPLAISTRKPRTSRKRPNQTYNEAAALLSTAYPNIFSPKHLTKPRKFTAQHESFLAESSELLLPFRVIDSSGFLLHQPIQEKPSFQIQSKVANFCEKPCQSPGEVDFQANSLELCDGYEEDFDAESILDEEIEEGIDSIMGNLSVGTDAVDDSCSGGQKNSWYGNPIPMGLGFGGKFEMGFGMRRGGGVRALRHVDEGNWWSFPVVDVRQISPKFHRHSSGSAEKKKKKVEKPPAMELKNKELPKENSTPKPNSGLLLKLNFDEVLNAWSDRGSPFSDDFPGFELPGNDVSARLAQIDLFSDGVREASVLRYKEKRRTRLFSKKIRYQVRKVNADRRPRMKGRFVRRPNSSTNGQR; encoded by the exons ATGTCTTCCTGTCTAAGCGGAGGCAGCGGGAGAACCTATGCTCTCGACCTCGACATCGTGAAATCCCCGTCGACATCGACCAGAACCTCGCACTCTTCTTCCCCTTCTTCGACTCTGTCGGAATCGAGCAATTACCCGCTCGCAATCTCCACCCGAAAACCCCGAACCTCTCGAAAGCGGCCCAACCAGACCTACAACGAAGCCGCAGCGCTCCTCTCCACGGCCTATCCCAACATCTTCTCCCCCAAACACCTCACAAAGCCTCGCAAATTCACCGCACAACATGAGTCTTTCTTGGCCGAGTCGTCCGAGTTGCTTCTGCCCTTTCGGGTCATCGACAGCTCCGGTTTCCTGCTCCACCAACCAATCCAAGAAAAACCCAGTTTCCAAATCCAATCCAAGGTTGCGAATTTCTGCGAAAAGCCATGCCAGAGCCCAGGGGAAGTCGATTTCCAGGCGAATTCTTTGGAGTTGTGTGATGGGTACGAGGAGGATTTCGATGCGGAATCGATTCTCGATGAGGAAATCGAGGAGGGAATCGATAGTATTATGGGGAATCTGAGTGTGGGTACCGATGCGGTAGATGATTCTTGTAGCGGTGGCCAAAAGAATTCCTGGTACGGGAATCCAATTCCAATGGGATTGGGTTTTGGCGGGAAATTCGAAATGGGTTTTGGGATGAGAAGGGGTGGAGGAGTGAGAGCTCTGAGACATGTTGATGAGGGTAACTGGTGGAGTTTTCCGGTGGTGGATGTCCGCCAAATCTCTCCCAAATTCCACAGGCATTCATCAGGTTCcgcagagaagaagaaaaagaaggtcgAAAAGCCGCCGGCCATGGAGTTGAAGAACAAGGAATTGCCCAAAGAAAATTCAACTCCCAAACCCAATTCCGGGTTGCTGTTGAAACTGAATTTTGATGAGGTTTTGAACGCTTGGTCCGACCGGGGGTCTCCATTTTCCGACGATTTTCCGGGCTTCGAATTGCCGGGAAATGATGTCTCT GCCAGGCTCGCGCAAATAGACTTATTTTCGGACGGAGTGAGAGAAGCTAGCGTGCTTCGCTACAAGGAAAAGCGGCGTACGCGTCTCTTCTCTAAGAAGATCAGGTACCAGGTTCGAAAAGTCAACGCAGATAGACGGCCCAGAATGAAG
- the LOC132189353 gene encoding protein CHLOROPLAST IMPORT APPARATUS 2-like isoform X3 produces MSSCLSGGSGRTYALDLDIVKSPSTSTRTSHSSSPSSTLSESSNYPLAISTRKPRTSRKRPNQTYNEAAALLSTAYPNIFSPKHLTKPRKFTAQHESFLAESSELLLPFRVIDSSGFLLHQPIQEKPSFQIQSKVANFCEKPCQSPGEVDFQANSLELCDGYEEDFDAESILDEEIEEGIDSIMGNLSVGTDAVDDSCSGGQKNSWYGNPIPMGLGFGGKFEMGFGMRRGGGVRALRHVDEGNWWSFPVVDVRQISPKFHRHSSGSAEKKKKKVEKPPAMELKNKELPKENSTPKPNSGLLLKLNFDEVLNAWSDRGSPFSDDFPGFELPGNDVSARLAQIDLFSDGVREASVLRYKEKRRTRLFSKKIRYQVRKVNADRRPRMKRRGGDSN; encoded by the exons ATGTCTTCCTGTCTAAGCGGAGGCAGCGGGAGAACCTATGCTCTCGACCTCGACATCGTGAAATCCCCGTCGACATCGACCAGAACCTCGCACTCTTCTTCCCCTTCTTCGACTCTGTCGGAATCGAGCAATTACCCGCTCGCAATCTCCACCCGAAAACCCCGAACCTCTCGAAAGCGGCCCAACCAGACCTACAACGAAGCCGCAGCGCTCCTCTCCACGGCCTATCCCAACATCTTCTCCCCCAAACACCTCACAAAGCCTCGCAAATTCACCGCACAACATGAGTCTTTCTTGGCCGAGTCGTCCGAGTTGCTTCTGCCCTTTCGGGTCATCGACAGCTCCGGTTTCCTGCTCCACCAACCAATCCAAGAAAAACCCAGTTTCCAAATCCAATCCAAGGTTGCGAATTTCTGCGAAAAGCCATGCCAGAGCCCAGGGGAAGTCGATTTCCAGGCGAATTCTTTGGAGTTGTGTGATGGGTACGAGGAGGATTTCGATGCGGAATCGATTCTCGATGAGGAAATCGAGGAGGGAATCGATAGTATTATGGGGAATCTGAGTGTGGGTACCGATGCGGTAGATGATTCTTGTAGCGGTGGCCAAAAGAATTCCTGGTACGGGAATCCAATTCCAATGGGATTGGGTTTTGGCGGGAAATTCGAAATGGGTTTTGGGATGAGAAGGGGTGGAGGAGTGAGAGCTCTGAGACATGTTGATGAGGGTAACTGGTGGAGTTTTCCGGTGGTGGATGTCCGCCAAATCTCTCCCAAATTCCACAGGCATTCATCAGGTTCcgcagagaagaagaaaaagaaggtcgAAAAGCCGCCGGCCATGGAGTTGAAGAACAAGGAATTGCCCAAAGAAAATTCAACTCCCAAACCCAATTCCGGGTTGCTGTTGAAACTGAATTTTGATGAGGTTTTGAACGCTTGGTCCGACCGGGGGTCTCCATTTTCCGACGATTTTCCGGGCTTCGAATTGCCGGGAAATGATGTCTCT GCCAGGCTCGCGCAAATAGACTTATTTTCGGACGGAGTGAGAGAAGCTAGCGTGCTTCGCTACAAGGAAAAGCGGCGTACGCGTCTCTTCTCTAAGAAGATCAGGTACCAGGTTCGAAAAGTCAACGCAGATAGACGGCCCAGAATGAAG
- the LOC132189353 gene encoding protein CHLOROPLAST IMPORT APPARATUS 2-like isoform X5, giving the protein MSSCLSGGSGRTYALDLDIVKSPSTSTRTSHSSSPSSTLSESSNYPLAISTRKPRTSRKRPNQTYNEAAALLSTAYPNIFSPKHLTKPRKFTAQHESFLAESSELLLPFRVIDSSGFLLHQPIQEKPSFQIQSKVANFCEKPCQSPGEVDFQANSLELCDGYEEDFDAESILDEEIEEGIDSIMGNLSVGTDAVDDSCSGGQKNSWYGNPIPMGLGFGGKFEMGFGMRRGGGVRALRHVDEGNWWSFPVVDVRQISPKFHRHSSGSAEKKKKKVEKPPAMELKNKELPKENSTPKPNSGLLLKLNFDEVLNAWSDRGSPFSDDFPGFELPGNDVSSTESFPLNFHWGRPGSRK; this is encoded by the exons ATGTCTTCCTGTCTAAGCGGAGGCAGCGGGAGAACCTATGCTCTCGACCTCGACATCGTGAAATCCCCGTCGACATCGACCAGAACCTCGCACTCTTCTTCCCCTTCTTCGACTCTGTCGGAATCGAGCAATTACCCGCTCGCAATCTCCACCCGAAAACCCCGAACCTCTCGAAAGCGGCCCAACCAGACCTACAACGAAGCCGCAGCGCTCCTCTCCACGGCCTATCCCAACATCTTCTCCCCCAAACACCTCACAAAGCCTCGCAAATTCACCGCACAACATGAGTCTTTCTTGGCCGAGTCGTCCGAGTTGCTTCTGCCCTTTCGGGTCATCGACAGCTCCGGTTTCCTGCTCCACCAACCAATCCAAGAAAAACCCAGTTTCCAAATCCAATCCAAGGTTGCGAATTTCTGCGAAAAGCCATGCCAGAGCCCAGGGGAAGTCGATTTCCAGGCGAATTCTTTGGAGTTGTGTGATGGGTACGAGGAGGATTTCGATGCGGAATCGATTCTCGATGAGGAAATCGAGGAGGGAATCGATAGTATTATGGGGAATCTGAGTGTGGGTACCGATGCGGTAGATGATTCTTGTAGCGGTGGCCAAAAGAATTCCTGGTACGGGAATCCAATTCCAATGGGATTGGGTTTTGGCGGGAAATTCGAAATGGGTTTTGGGATGAGAAGGGGTGGAGGAGTGAGAGCTCTGAGACATGTTGATGAGGGTAACTGGTGGAGTTTTCCGGTGGTGGATGTCCGCCAAATCTCTCCCAAATTCCACAGGCATTCATCAGGTTCcgcagagaagaagaaaaagaaggtcgAAAAGCCGCCGGCCATGGAGTTGAAGAACAAGGAATTGCCCAAAGAAAATTCAACTCCCAAACCCAATTCCGGGTTGCTGTTGAAACTGAATTTTGATGAGGTTTTGAACGCTTGGTCCGACCGGGGGTCTCCATTTTCCGACGATTTTCCGGGCTTCGAATTGCCGGGAAATGATGTCTCT AGCACTGAATCATTTCCTCTTAACTTTCATTGGGGCAGGCCAGGCTCGCGCAAATAG
- the LOC132189353 gene encoding protein CHLOROPLAST IMPORT APPARATUS 2-like isoform X4 gives MSSCLSGGSGRTYALDLDIVKSPSTSTRTSHSSSPSSTLSESSNYPLAISTRKPRTSRKRPNQTYNEAAALLSTAYPNIFSPKHLTKPRKFTAQHESFLAESSELLLPFRVIDSSGFLLHQPIQEKPSFQIQSKVANFCEKPCQSPGEVDFQANSLELCDGYEEDFDAESILDEEIEEGIDSIMGNLSVGTDAVDDSCSGGQKNSWYGNPIPMGLGFGGKFEMGFGMRRGGGVRALRHVDEGNWWSFPVVDVRQISPKFHRHSSGSAEKKKKKVEKPPAMELKNKELPKENSTPKPNSGLLLKLNFDEVLNAWSDRGSPFSDDFPGFELPGNDVSVRFLSPARKHKSKNLQHC, from the coding sequence ATGTCTTCCTGTCTAAGCGGAGGCAGCGGGAGAACCTATGCTCTCGACCTCGACATCGTGAAATCCCCGTCGACATCGACCAGAACCTCGCACTCTTCTTCCCCTTCTTCGACTCTGTCGGAATCGAGCAATTACCCGCTCGCAATCTCCACCCGAAAACCCCGAACCTCTCGAAAGCGGCCCAACCAGACCTACAACGAAGCCGCAGCGCTCCTCTCCACGGCCTATCCCAACATCTTCTCCCCCAAACACCTCACAAAGCCTCGCAAATTCACCGCACAACATGAGTCTTTCTTGGCCGAGTCGTCCGAGTTGCTTCTGCCCTTTCGGGTCATCGACAGCTCCGGTTTCCTGCTCCACCAACCAATCCAAGAAAAACCCAGTTTCCAAATCCAATCCAAGGTTGCGAATTTCTGCGAAAAGCCATGCCAGAGCCCAGGGGAAGTCGATTTCCAGGCGAATTCTTTGGAGTTGTGTGATGGGTACGAGGAGGATTTCGATGCGGAATCGATTCTCGATGAGGAAATCGAGGAGGGAATCGATAGTATTATGGGGAATCTGAGTGTGGGTACCGATGCGGTAGATGATTCTTGTAGCGGTGGCCAAAAGAATTCCTGGTACGGGAATCCAATTCCAATGGGATTGGGTTTTGGCGGGAAATTCGAAATGGGTTTTGGGATGAGAAGGGGTGGAGGAGTGAGAGCTCTGAGACATGTTGATGAGGGTAACTGGTGGAGTTTTCCGGTGGTGGATGTCCGCCAAATCTCTCCCAAATTCCACAGGCATTCATCAGGTTCcgcagagaagaagaaaaagaaggtcgAAAAGCCGCCGGCCATGGAGTTGAAGAACAAGGAATTGCCCAAAGAAAATTCAACTCCCAAACCCAATTCCGGGTTGCTGTTGAAACTGAATTTTGATGAGGTTTTGAACGCTTGGTCCGACCGGGGGTCTCCATTTTCCGACGATTTTCCGGGCTTCGAATTGCCGGGAAATGATGTCTCTGTACGTTTCTTATCTCCCGCCAGGAAACACAAATCCAAGAACTTGCAACATTGTTGA
- the LOC132189353 gene encoding protein CHLOROPLAST IMPORT APPARATUS 2-like isoform X6, with the protein MSSCLSGGSGRTYALDLDIVKSPSTSTRTSHSSSPSSTLSESSNYPLAISTRKPRTSRKRPNQTYNEAAALLSTAYPNIFSPKHLTKPRKFTAQHESFLAESSELLLPFRVIDSSGFLLHQPIQEKPSFQIQSKVANFCEKPCQSPGEVDFQANSLELCDGYEEDFDAESILDEEIEEGIDSIMGNLSVGTDAVDDSCSGGQKNSWYGNPIPMGLGFGGKFEMGFGMRRGGGVRALRHVDEGNWWSFPVVDVRQISPKFHRHSSGSAEKKKKKVEKPPAMELKNKELPKENSTPKPNSGLLLKLNFDEVLNAWSDRGSPFSDDFPGFELPGNDVSARANRLIFGRSERS; encoded by the exons ATGTCTTCCTGTCTAAGCGGAGGCAGCGGGAGAACCTATGCTCTCGACCTCGACATCGTGAAATCCCCGTCGACATCGACCAGAACCTCGCACTCTTCTTCCCCTTCTTCGACTCTGTCGGAATCGAGCAATTACCCGCTCGCAATCTCCACCCGAAAACCCCGAACCTCTCGAAAGCGGCCCAACCAGACCTACAACGAAGCCGCAGCGCTCCTCTCCACGGCCTATCCCAACATCTTCTCCCCCAAACACCTCACAAAGCCTCGCAAATTCACCGCACAACATGAGTCTTTCTTGGCCGAGTCGTCCGAGTTGCTTCTGCCCTTTCGGGTCATCGACAGCTCCGGTTTCCTGCTCCACCAACCAATCCAAGAAAAACCCAGTTTCCAAATCCAATCCAAGGTTGCGAATTTCTGCGAAAAGCCATGCCAGAGCCCAGGGGAAGTCGATTTCCAGGCGAATTCTTTGGAGTTGTGTGATGGGTACGAGGAGGATTTCGATGCGGAATCGATTCTCGATGAGGAAATCGAGGAGGGAATCGATAGTATTATGGGGAATCTGAGTGTGGGTACCGATGCGGTAGATGATTCTTGTAGCGGTGGCCAAAAGAATTCCTGGTACGGGAATCCAATTCCAATGGGATTGGGTTTTGGCGGGAAATTCGAAATGGGTTTTGGGATGAGAAGGGGTGGAGGAGTGAGAGCTCTGAGACATGTTGATGAGGGTAACTGGTGGAGTTTTCCGGTGGTGGATGTCCGCCAAATCTCTCCCAAATTCCACAGGCATTCATCAGGTTCcgcagagaagaagaaaaagaaggtcgAAAAGCCGCCGGCCATGGAGTTGAAGAACAAGGAATTGCCCAAAGAAAATTCAACTCCCAAACCCAATTCCGGGTTGCTGTTGAAACTGAATTTTGATGAGGTTTTGAACGCTTGGTCCGACCGGGGGTCTCCATTTTCCGACGATTTTCCGGGCTTCGAATTGCCGGGAAATGATGTCTCT GCTCGCGCAAATAGACTTATTTTCGGACGGAGTGAGAGAAGCTAG